One segment of Triticum aestivum cultivar Chinese Spring chromosome 2A, IWGSC CS RefSeq v2.1, whole genome shotgun sequence DNA contains the following:
- the LOC123191599 gene encoding uncharacterized protein, with amino-acid sequence MAEQEARSVLARVARGGHPVYQPLLRAEGNLTADTLGKRFLSGFKGRDFYSILDKLHSSEIFYPVGPIPMLFAFTFFMGTMIPYTIYSIKRAKESAKELEDWKAEWRAYEADRQKSH; translated from the exons atggcggagcaggaggcgcgttCGGTGTTGGCGCGGGTGGCCCGTGGCGGCCACCCCGTCTACCAGCCGCTTCTTCGGGCAGAGGGAAACCTAACCGCGGACACCCTGGGCAAGCGGTTCCTCTCCGGCTTCAAG GGACGCGACTTTTATTCCATTTTGGATAAGCTGCATTCTTCTGAGATTTTTTATCCTGTCGGTCCTATTCCGATGCTGTTCGCTTTCACTTTTTTTATGGGAACAATGATACCCTACACAATTTATAGCATCAAAAGGGCAAAAGAGAGCGCCAAGGAGTTGGAGGACTGGAAGGCTGAATGGAGGGCTTACGAGGCTGATCGTCAGAAGAGTCATTGA